The Williamsia sp. DF01-3 genome has a window encoding:
- a CDS encoding alpha/beta hydrolase, which translates to MGQRRLEGGAAVSVADVGERLGAGRYIESAEQPSNTVTSVHELTTSDGAKVSGVLRTVPSARTVVALMHPRQDLTHHVLVPELLARGFAVWTQGTRSVNNDLNLIHEQALLDVAAGQVFLRDSGFESVVSLGHSGGGTLFAFYHQQAGLAPGDRLTRTPAGRPIDLASAEMPVPDGALFMAPHPGQGALLLRLIDPSVVDENDPLSVDPALNPFDPANGFVDAPGASSYAPEFIDRYRVAQRARVERLDDVARARVALSADARARFKVSGDPVDRRAALAPRLMTVYRTDADLRFVDPSLSPNDRPYGSLFGRRPDLTNYGLVGFGRLSTADAWLSTWSGLSSNAAFVRCAPGVQVPTLFVELTGDQACFPEDALEMVGAMGSDDVTHVRVEGTHFGGPIRDEAPTGASLAAAEIGGWLGERFES; encoded by the coding sequence ATGGGACAAAGACGCCTTGAAGGTGGAGCCGCTGTGAGTGTTGCTGATGTTGGCGAGCGGTTAGGCGCAGGCCGGTACATCGAGTCCGCGGAGCAACCGTCGAACACGGTGACGTCGGTGCACGAGCTGACCACGTCTGACGGCGCCAAGGTGTCTGGGGTGCTGCGGACCGTGCCGTCGGCGCGGACCGTGGTCGCGTTGATGCATCCGCGTCAGGATCTGACCCATCACGTGCTGGTTCCTGAACTGCTGGCCCGCGGGTTTGCGGTGTGGACGCAGGGCACGAGGTCAGTGAACAACGATCTGAATCTGATTCACGAGCAGGCGCTGCTGGATGTCGCGGCGGGCCAGGTGTTTCTGCGGGACAGCGGCTTCGAGTCGGTGGTGTCGCTAGGGCATTCCGGGGGTGGGACGTTGTTTGCGTTCTACCATCAGCAGGCGGGGTTGGCGCCCGGGGATCGGCTGACGCGGACCCCGGCTGGCAGGCCGATTGATCTTGCGTCGGCGGAGATGCCGGTGCCCGACGGTGCGTTGTTCATGGCGCCGCATCCTGGGCAGGGGGCGTTGCTCCTGCGGTTGATCGATCCGTCGGTGGTTGACGAGAACGATCCGTTGAGTGTGGACCCGGCGCTGAATCCGTTTGATCCGGCCAACGGATTCGTGGATGCTCCTGGTGCGTCGTCGTACGCGCCGGAGTTCATCGACCGGTATCGGGTGGCTCAGCGTGCGCGGGTGGAGCGGCTTGATGACGTCGCTCGGGCGCGTGTTGCGCTGAGTGCCGATGCGCGTGCGCGATTCAAGGTTTCGGGTGATCCGGTGGATCGACGTGCGGCGTTGGCCCCGCGGCTGATGACGGTGTATCGAACGGACGCGGATCTGCGGTTTGTGGACCCGTCACTGAGTCCGAATGACCGGCCGTATGGTTCGTTGTTCGGTCGACGGCCGGACCTGACGAACTACGGGTTGGTCGGGTTTGGCCGGCTGTCTACTGCGGATGCGTGGTTGTCGACGTGGTCGGGGTTGTCGAGCAATGCCGCCTTCGTTCGTTGTGCGCCGGGGGTGCAGGTGCCGACGTTGTTCGTCGAATTGACCGGGGATCAAGCATGTTTCCCGGAGGATGCCCTTGAGATGGTTGGTGCCATGGGGTCGGATGACGTGACGCATGTGCGGGTGGAAGGGACTCACTTTGGTGGGCCCATTCGCGACGAGGCACCGACCGGGGCGAGTCTGGCTGCTGCTGAGATCGGTGGATGGCTGGGGGAGCGGTTCGAATCCTGA
- a CDS encoding SRPBCC family protein encodes MTITPTGSFTPRDEGDAVAFVRTFRAPIDDVWAAVTESDRLARWIGFFTGDPEQGYVEFTMNAEGDDVTPARYNIERCEPPRVLRVRTTDDFGTWDLIVELSEADGVTTLTLSQIIDDATTIENTGPGWEYYLDRLVAALTGADPSAIDFEDYYPAQQEYYRGIQRQVTGGN; translated from the coding sequence ATGACCATCACACCGACTGGATCGTTTACCCCGCGCGACGAGGGCGACGCAGTGGCGTTCGTCCGCACCTTCCGCGCCCCGATAGACGATGTGTGGGCAGCCGTCACCGAATCCGACCGGCTCGCACGGTGGATCGGCTTCTTCACCGGCGACCCTGAACAGGGCTACGTCGAGTTCACCATGAACGCCGAAGGCGACGACGTCACGCCCGCCCGCTACAACATCGAACGCTGCGAGCCACCACGAGTGCTGCGGGTGCGCACCACTGATGACTTCGGGACGTGGGACCTCATCGTCGAACTGTCAGAGGCCGACGGGGTCACAACCCTGACGCTGAGTCAAATCATCGACGACGCAACAACAATCGAGAACACCGGGCCAGGGTGGGAGTACTACCTCGACCGCTTGGTCGCCGCACTGACCGGTGCCGACCCGAGTGCCATCGACTTCGAAGACTACTACCCCGCCCAGCAGGAGTACTACCGAGGAATCCAGCGACAGGTGACCGGCGGGAACTAG
- a CDS encoding helix-turn-helix transcriptional regulator produces MSVFEALADPVRRSILLTLVGGPTRVVDLCSNLSEARPISRPAVSRHLRVLTEAGLVIAEDRGRERHYRLDARPIDEVRRFIDELTSAEEIQPAPSASEGRLPIPESALDALDTEVRRTVKQRRSTPRQARSTTHDEESA; encoded by the coding sequence GTGAGCGTGTTCGAGGCACTGGCCGATCCCGTGCGGCGCAGCATCCTGCTCACACTCGTCGGCGGCCCCACGCGGGTGGTCGATCTCTGTTCGAATCTGTCTGAGGCGCGGCCGATCTCACGTCCCGCGGTGAGCCGCCACCTACGGGTGCTCACAGAAGCCGGACTGGTGATTGCCGAAGACAGAGGACGTGAGCGGCACTACCGACTGGACGCACGGCCCATCGACGAAGTCCGTCGGTTCATCGACGAACTGACGTCCGCAGAGGAGATCCAGCCGGCGCCAAGTGCCAGCGAGGGTCGCCTGCCGATCCCCGAATCAGCCCTCGACGCTCTCGACACCGAGGTGCGCCGCACCGTCAAGCAACGTCGCAGCACACCGCGTCAAGCCCGATCCACCACCCACGACGAGGAGTCCGCATGA
- a CDS encoding SIMPL domain-containing protein has protein sequence MSTPPVTITVRGHARRQFAPNRCTVRVRVSADGSSRAAAADRADTAVREVTDIVTTLHDRPASPVSRWTFDQVQHSRHRPYDRDGKKRAWQYYSSATITVTFVEFEAIAPFVAQVADVESVTVGHLDWWLMRKATLKRTARVRDQAVLDALAKAKGYTASLGYNTFHAVAIADPGMLGIVAAEPHHERIMAAPPAAMGLPADMGGEDQPSPSLRPERISISASVEARFEALMPD, from the coding sequence ATGAGCACTCCCCCAGTCACGATCACCGTTCGCGGACATGCCAGGCGTCAGTTCGCCCCGAATCGCTGCACCGTTCGTGTGCGTGTGAGTGCCGACGGGTCGAGCCGCGCAGCAGCTGCCGACCGTGCAGATACGGCTGTCAGGGAGGTAACCGACATCGTCACAACCCTGCACGATCGGCCGGCCAGCCCTGTTTCTCGGTGGACATTTGACCAGGTCCAGCACAGCAGGCACCGACCGTATGATCGAGACGGCAAGAAGCGTGCTTGGCAGTACTACTCGTCCGCCACGATCACCGTGACCTTCGTCGAATTCGAGGCAATCGCGCCCTTTGTTGCGCAGGTTGCGGACGTCGAGTCAGTTACCGTCGGGCACCTGGACTGGTGGCTGATGCGGAAGGCGACGCTCAAGCGCACTGCCCGCGTCCGCGATCAAGCGGTACTCGACGCGCTGGCAAAGGCCAAGGGCTACACAGCAAGTTTGGGCTACAACACGTTTCATGCGGTGGCCATCGCTGATCCCGGAATGCTGGGTATCGTGGCGGCCGAGCCCCACCACGAGAGAATTATGGCAGCGCCACCCGCAGCAATGGGACTACCGGCCGACATGGGCGGTGAGGATCAACCTTCCCCGTCCCTACGGCCTGAGCGCATCAGTATTTCGGCGTCGGTCGAGGCTCGGTTCGAAGCCCTGATGCCTGACTAG
- a CDS encoding HD domain-containing protein: MNEDMSSGIVAIADAIAVEAHAGQTDKLGNEYIHHPRSVARRVDQSDDVAVAAALLHDVVEDSDVTPEDLAERGIPANVIAAVELLTRRRNVPDGDYYEAIAKDPVALQVKLADLADNTDPARLGLLDEATQRKLITKYTKAYRALGREDLATRLAQRM; this comes from the coding sequence ATGAATGAGGACATGAGTTCCGGCATCGTCGCCATCGCGGACGCCATAGCGGTCGAGGCGCACGCAGGCCAAACTGACAAGCTTGGTAATGAGTACATTCACCATCCGAGATCCGTTGCACGGCGGGTGGACCAGAGCGATGACGTCGCCGTAGCTGCGGCGCTCCTGCATGATGTCGTCGAGGATTCGGATGTGACGCCGGAGGACCTGGCGGAACGCGGCATTCCTGCGAATGTGATCGCAGCTGTCGAGCTGCTCACTCGACGTCGTAACGTTCCGGACGGTGACTACTACGAAGCTATTGCGAAAGACCCTGTGGCACTGCAGGTGAAGCTGGCAGACCTCGCTGACAACACCGACCCAGCCCGATTGGGGTTGTTGGATGAGGCGACGCAACGCAAGCTGATCACGAAGTACACGAAGGCGTACCGTGCGTTGGGTCGGGAGGACCTCGCGACACGGTTGGCACAGCGTATGTGA
- a CDS encoding DUF6642 family protein: MEDSISMAARVGNYMSKAPGVFCLEGDWELSMESRISVEPALRLLEAQDSIRLVHRDVATLAELKYYLARWLGAQMRGYTFGYFGFHGSAETLYIGDDELALSELEEMLAGRCEGRVIYFGSCSVLKAEGEVLQRFCRTTSARAVVGFTRDVDWVEAAAFEILLVQKLAWAKNMKPAYDWLTREYPDLTNKLGFRMAHSRWSSDRTIAVQAANDAHKG, translated from the coding sequence ATGGAAGACAGCATCTCAATGGCAGCAAGGGTAGGCAACTATATGAGCAAGGCTCCAGGGGTATTTTGCTTAGAGGGAGACTGGGAGCTATCGATGGAGAGTCGTATCAGCGTCGAACCAGCGCTCCGCCTGTTGGAGGCGCAGGACTCCATCCGTTTGGTTCATCGCGATGTCGCGACGCTAGCTGAATTGAAATACTACCTCGCGCGTTGGTTAGGGGCCCAGATGCGCGGTTATACATTTGGATATTTCGGTTTTCATGGTAGTGCTGAAACGCTCTACATCGGCGACGATGAACTTGCTTTGTCCGAGCTCGAAGAGATGCTCGCTGGCCGCTGTGAAGGCAGGGTCATCTATTTTGGATCGTGCAGTGTGTTGAAAGCTGAGGGCGAAGTCCTTCAGCGATTCTGTCGCACGACGAGTGCTCGGGCTGTCGTGGGATTCACTCGGGATGTTGATTGGGTTGAAGCCGCGGCCTTTGAGATCCTCCTCGTACAAAAGCTCGCGTGGGCCAAAAACATGAAACCGGCTTACGATTGGCTGACTCGCGAGTACCCAGACCTCACAAATAAGCTCGGATTTCGAATGGCGCACTCGCGGTGGTCTTCTGACCGAACGATCGCGGTTCAGGCGGCGAACGACGCACATAAGGGCTGA
- a CDS encoding DUF4268 domain-containing protein: protein MSSPVTLGRLVPVSPETVWPHEARDFTPWLLQNADVLGDLLGMDLILEIAEHPVGGFRLDLKGRDQSSGETVIVENQLQPSDHTHLGQLLTYAAGTDPTTVVWIAASIRPEHRAALDWLNTRTDEDTRFFGVELGVVRIGDSQPAPAFRLVAEPNDWEKTVRAATNQADALSGKQQLYREFWTRWLGRLRAEQLHWSGVNRPPKDNWLRVPTGVSNATYYTTFTKQGLSSELVFESADAAINTARLNILQTQKASLEAAYGSPLEWQAIPSRKSTRIADYLPGADVENAGEWNDYIDWLLDRQIRLRRAISSVGGAPDAIPS from the coding sequence ATGAGCTCACCCGTTACGCTTGGCAGGTTGGTACCGGTAAGTCCCGAAACCGTGTGGCCACACGAAGCACGTGACTTCACGCCTTGGCTGCTGCAGAATGCCGATGTCCTGGGCGACCTACTCGGGATGGACTTGATTCTGGAGATAGCCGAGCATCCGGTCGGTGGGTTCAGGCTGGACTTGAAGGGCCGCGACCAATCGAGCGGTGAAACTGTGATCGTGGAGAACCAGCTCCAGCCCTCCGATCACACTCACCTCGGTCAGCTGCTCACATACGCAGCGGGAACTGACCCCACGACAGTCGTTTGGATCGCCGCATCGATCCGTCCGGAACATCGGGCCGCGCTCGATTGGCTGAACACCCGAACAGACGAAGACACCCGGTTTTTCGGCGTTGAACTGGGAGTAGTCAGAATCGGCGACTCGCAGCCCGCACCTGCGTTTCGGCTGGTCGCCGAGCCAAACGACTGGGAGAAGACGGTCCGAGCTGCTACCAACCAAGCGGACGCCCTGTCAGGGAAACAACAATTATACCGCGAGTTCTGGACAAGGTGGCTGGGTCGCCTTCGTGCCGAACAACTCCACTGGTCAGGAGTCAATCGTCCCCCGAAAGACAATTGGTTAAGAGTTCCCACAGGCGTGTCGAATGCAACCTACTACACCACCTTCACAAAGCAAGGATTGTCGAGTGAGCTGGTGTTTGAGTCTGCAGACGCAGCAATCAACACCGCGCGACTGAATATCCTCCAAACACAGAAGGCATCGCTGGAAGCAGCTTACGGCAGCCCTCTCGAATGGCAAGCTATTCCGTCTCGCAAGTCAACGCGAATCGCGGATTACCTTCCCGGTGCAGATGTTGAGAATGCGGGCGAGTGGAATGACTACATCGATTGGCTTCTTGATCGTCAAATACGTCTTAGAAGAGCCATTTCATCGGTGGGCGGGGCGCCGGACGCGATCCCCTCCTAG
- a CDS encoding very short patch repair endonuclease has product MEDEQPPGFASGRPRASSESVRSRMSRQRRKNTAPEVEVRRELHARGVRFRTDVKLERDLRTRADIAWRRLKLAIFIDGCFWHGCPEHATRPAANAEWWAVKLDGNIARDRRTDAILADRGWTVLRFWEHQAPADVADAIVAVLRGLRNEGNR; this is encoded by the coding sequence ATGGAGGACGAACAACCGCCCGGGTTTGCCTCCGGTCGGCCGCGTGCATCTTCGGAATCCGTTCGTAGCCGGATGAGTCGTCAGCGTAGAAAGAACACCGCACCCGAGGTTGAGGTACGCCGCGAGCTGCACGCAAGGGGCGTGCGGTTCCGAACCGATGTCAAACTCGAACGAGATCTACGAACCAGGGCTGACATTGCTTGGCGTCGGCTGAAACTCGCAATCTTCATCGACGGATGCTTCTGGCACGGCTGCCCCGAACATGCGACGCGGCCCGCCGCGAACGCCGAGTGGTGGGCAGTCAAGCTGGACGGCAACATTGCCCGTGATCGGCGCACGGACGCGATTCTCGCCGATCGAGGGTGGACGGTGCTCAGATTCTGGGAGCATCAAGCTCCGGCTGACGTCGCCGACGCCATAGTCGCAGTTCTCAGGGGCTTGCGGAACGAGGGGAACAG